The proteins below come from a single Triticum aestivum cultivar Chinese Spring chromosome 5D, IWGSC CS RefSeq v2.1, whole genome shotgun sequence genomic window:
- the LOC123119151 gene encoding uncharacterized protein isoform X7, protein MQRSNLGSKNDLNFINKHKAAALLLPPKPNLEEGKEEAGMASKKKKQKRKECKHVKIMPSSPCASAAKTPILEQEEKVTRKRKRRMEQEPSGNLLLPLQPGHACNSFLQSPAPEILTLEEAAAMIRKKNMHKEQKVDTLSFTQNPTLEEKQGQKKERKRMEQILLSPSTPVPAGTTIQEQEVKVRKKQKRRMELQPSDNSQLPLHPGHSCNPFLQSPAPEILTLVEAAAMMRKRNMRKEQKVDPTLEEERGEKKECNHVEQTLLSPSTSAAAETPIQGQEMKVIKKQKQRRGQESSGKSQEPSGNLPLPLHPSHACNPPLAAPLLQSPAPEILTLEEAAAMMRRRKMPKEQKVDALHFAPNPTLKEHGEEAMIATTKKKKGKCIQQILSSPSTSIAAETPIQEQEEKVTKKQKQRMGLEASSNMPLPLHTGDVSEPLLAAPFLQAAAPEILTLKEAAVMMRKRKMHKEEKVDALPFAQNPTLEEEQLEEAMMVTKKKNHKRVEQILSPPSSSVTAETPIQEQEVKKQKQRRRQEPSGKSDLPSGNSPLPLHPGHAFNPLFAAPFLQSPAPEILTLGEAAVAVTMSKRKMRKEKVAALSFAQNPTLEEEQGEEAMTATTKKKERKRVEQILSSATSVAAETPIQEQEVKVTKKQKQRRQEPSGKSPLPLDPGQSRCVQSQGAKAPPEQEGENDGCKGIKKSNGRKTRVRVLSKHELIQEARKQPQPLPEGFVPFSDFVASCTEQNPDHSSPYSAFFDQFRYNPVCKDRKSPLPRTPDRLARLPPRGHSSFGSSQLAANEASRASRPDTILASKTKQQDSGSGSQEKVSVEVKQNPENKTREKKQRKLSGKSRLPFDSSRTCCVQLQGTKALPEQDQETDAPKVNNIEKRNSKKAHACAPSKCELFKEMTKEQTLTEGFLAPKDLVPNCTEQSPNYSSPSGASFHPFCYRSARQDLNPQPSRSTDHLSKLPPRHYPSFELPELTMSETSKAFKANNSVESKSKKKDSGSGSTSGSQKKQNVKEKTTPEKKTRIRKPRPVFTAAEKRSDKYRRVPLDQLVSPPRSPHNLLQEKYASDPWKVMLICMFLNLTQGIQVKRILDGFFERYPDPWSAINADPDKMAEYLAPLGLQHIRTRNIKKLSKQYVGNEWTHITQLCGVGKYAADAYAIFCAGRAREVVPDDHKLVDYWNYVCFELPMTQWYMTLVS, encoded by the exons GCCAAAACCCCAATCTTGGAGCAGGAGGAGAAGGTGACAAGGAAACGGAAAAGGAGGATGGAGCAGGAGCCATCCGGCAACTTGCTGTTGCCACTTCAGCCTGGCCATGCCTGTAACTCATTCCTTCAGTCCCCCGCACCCGAGATCCTAACgttggaagaggcggcggcgaTGATTAGGAAGAAGAATATGCATAAAGAGCAGAAGGTGGACACGCTGTCTTTTACCCAGAATCCTACCTTAGAGGAGAAGCAGGGGCAGAAGAAGGAGCGCAAGCGCATGGAGCAGATATTATTATCTCCTTCTACACCTGTTCCTGCTGGAACCACGATTCAGGAGCAGGAGGTGAAGGTGAGAAAGAAACAGAAGAGGAGGATGGAGCTGCAGCCATCCGACAACTCGCAGTTGCCACTACACCCTGGCCATTCCTGTAACCCATTCCTTCAGTCCCCCGCGCCTGAAATCCTAACGTTGGTAGAGGCGGCggcgatgatgaggaagaggaaTATGCGTAAAGAGCAGAAGGTGGATCCTActttagaggaggagcgggggGAGAAGAAGGAGTGCAACCACGTGGAGCAGACATTGTTATCTCCTTCCACATCTGCTGCTGCTGAAACCCCAATTCAAGGGCAGGAGATGAAGGTGATCAAGAAACAGAAGCAGAGGAGGGGCCAGGAATCATCCGGCAAATCACAGGAGCCATCCGGCAATTTGCCGTTGCCACTTCACCCCAGCCATGCCTGTAACCCTCCACTAGCTGCCCCACTCCTTCAATCCCCCGCTCCTGAAATCCTAACATTGGAAGAGGCTGCGGCGATGATGAGGAGAAGGAAGATGCCTAAAGAGCAGAAGGTGGACGCGCTGCATTTTGCCCCAAATCCTACCTTAAAAGAGCATGGGGAGGAGGCCATGATAGCGACGACCAAGAAGAAAAAGGGCAAGTGCATACAGCAGATATTGTCATCTCCTTCAACATCTATTGCTGCTGAAACTCCAATTCAGGAGCAGGAGGAGAAGGTGACCAAGAAACAAAAGCAGAGGATGGGGCTGGAAGCATCCAGCAACATGCCGTTGCCACTTCACACCGGCGATGTCTCCGAGCCCCTACTCGCTGCCCCATTCCTTCAAGCCGCCGCTCCCGAAATCCTAACGTTGAAAGAGGCGGCAGTGATGATGAGAAAAAGGAAGATGCATAAAGAGGAGAAGGTGGACGCACTGCCTTTTGCCCAAAATCCTACCTTAGAGGAGGAGCAGCTGGAGGAGGCCATGATGGTGACGAAAAAGAAAAATCACAAGCGCGTGGAGCAGATATTGTCACCTCCTTCTTCATCTGTTACTGCAGAAACTCCGATTCAGGAGCAGGAGGTGAAGAAACAGAAGCAGAGGAGAAGGCAGGAACCATCCGGCAAGTCAGACCTGCCATCTGGCAACTCGCCATTGCCACTTCACCCTGGCCATGCCTTTAATCCCCTATTCGCTGCGCCATTCCTTCAGTCACCTGCTCCCGAAATTCTTACGTtgggggaggcggcggtggcggtgacGATGAGTAAGAGGAAGATGCGTAAGGAGAAGGTGGCTGCGCTGTCTTTTGCCCAAAATCCTACCTTGGAGGAAGAGCAGGGGGAGGAGGCCATGACTGCGACGACTAAAAAGAAGGAGCGCAAGCGTGTGGAGCAGATATTGTCATCTGCTACATCCGTTGCTGCCGAAACCCCAATTCAGGAGCAGGAGGTGAAGGTGACCAAGAAACAGAAGCAGAGGAGGCAGGAACCGTCTGGCAAGTCACCATTGCCACTTGACCCTGGCCAGAGTCGCTGTGTTCAATCACAAGGAGCCAAAGCTCCACCAGAACAAGAGGGAGAGAATGATGGCTGCAAGGGGATTAAAAAGAGCAACGGGAGGAAAACCCGTGTACGTGTCCTCAGTAAGCATGAGCTCATCCAGGAGGCAAGGAAACAGCCTCAGCCGCTGCCCGAAGGCTTTGTGCCGTTCAGCGATTTTGTTGCCAGTTGCACGGAGCAGAATCCTGACCATTCATCGCCTTACAGTGCATTTTTCGACCAGTTCCGCTATAACCCCGTCTGCAAAGATCGCAAATCCCCACTTCCCAGAACCCCTGATCGTCTGGCCAGGTTGCCACCTCGGGGTCACTCATCATTTGGGTCATCTCAGCTCGCTGCAAATGAAGCTTCCAGAGCTTCTAGGCCGGACACCATTCTAGCGTCCAAGACAAAGCAGCAAGATTCAGGTTCAGGatcacaagagaaagttagtgtaGAAGTAAAGCAAAACCCGGAAAACAAGACgagggagaagaagcaaaggaAACTATCTGGCAAGTCACGATTGCCATTTGACTCCAGCCGGACTTGCTGTGTTCAGCTACAAGGAACCAAAGCTCTACCAGAACAGGACCAAGAAACTGATGCCCCAAAGGTTAACAATATTGAAAAAAGGAACAGCAAGAAGGCCCATGCCTGTGCTCCCAGCAAATGCGAACTCTTCAAGGAGATGACAAAGGAGCAGACGCTGACTGAAGGCTTTTTGGCACCCAAAGATTTGGTTCCCAATTGTACTGAGCAGAGTCCCAATTATTCATCGCCTTCTGGTGCATCCTTTCATCCGTTCTGCTATAGATCTGCCCGGCAAGATCTCAATCCCCAACCTTCTAGAAGCACTGATCATCTATCCAAGCTGCCACCTCGGCATTACCCATCATTTGAGTTGCCTGAGCTCACTATGAGTGAAACCTCCAAGGCTTTCAAGGCTAACAATTCTGTGGAGTCCAAGTCAAAGAAGAAAGATTCAGGTTCAGGCTCCACCTCAGGCTCACAGAAGAAACAAAATGTAAAAGAAAAGACAACCCCTGAGAAGAAGACGAGGATCAGGAAACCACGACCAGTGTTTACCGCTGCGGAGAAGCGCTCAGACAAATACCGACGCGTTCCCTTGGACCAGCTGGTATCACCGCCACGCTCTCCTCATAATCTCTTGCAGGAGAAGTATGCCTCTGACCCGTGGAAGGTTATGCTCATCTGCATGTTCCTCAACTTAACACAGGGTATACAG GTCAAGAGGATATTGGATGGCTTCTTTGAACGCTATCCTGACCCTTGGTCTGCAATTAATGCTGATCCTGACAAGATGGCGGAGTATCTAGCGCCTCTAGGGTTGCAGCATATTAGGACACGCAATATCAAGAAATTGTCCAAGCAGTATGTTGGAAATGAATGGACCCATATTACGCAGCTTTGTGGCGTCGGCAA GTACGCAGCTGATGCTTATGCAATATTTTGTGCGGGTAGGGCGAGGGAGGTGGTACCTGATGATCACAAGTTAGTTGATTACTGGAACTATGTCTGCTTTGAGTTGCCCATGACGCAG TGGTATATGACCCTGGTCAGTTGA
- the LOC123119151 gene encoding uncharacterized protein isoform X6, with the protein MQRSNLGSKNDLNFINKQHKAAALLLPPKPNLEEGKEEAGMASKKKKQKRKECKHVKIMPSSPCASAAKTPILEQEEKVTRKRKRRMEQEPSGNLLLPLQPGHACNSFLQSPAPEILTLEEAAAMIRKKNMHKEQKVDTLSFTQNPTLEEKQGQKKERKRMEQILLSPSTPVPAGTTIQEQEVKVRKKQKRRMELQPSDNSQLPLHPGHSCNPFLQSPAPEILTLVEAAAMMRKRNMRKEQKVDPTLEEERGEKKECNHVEQTLLSPSTSAAAETPIQGQEMKVIKKQKQRRGQESSGKSQEPSGNLPLPLHPSHACNPPLAAPLLQSPAPEILTLEEAAAMMRRRKMPKEQKVDALHFAPNPTLKEHGEEAMIATTKKKKGKCIQQILSSPSTSIAAETPIQEQEEKVTKKQKQRMGLEASSNMPLPLHTGDVSEPLLAAPFLQAAAPEILTLKEAAVMMRKRKMHKEEKVDALPFAQNPTLEEEQLEEAMMVTKKKNHKRVEQILSPPSSSVTAETPIQEQEVKKQKQRRRQEPSGKSDLPSGNSPLPLHPGHAFNPLFAAPFLQSPAPEILTLGEAAVAVTMSKRKMRKEKVAALSFAQNPTLEEEQGEEAMTATTKKKERKRVEQILSSATSVAAETPIQEQEVKVTKKQKQRRQEPSGKSPLPLDPGQSRCVQSQGAKAPPEQEGENDGCKGIKKSNGRKTRVRVLSKHELIQEARKQPQPLPEGFVPFSDFVASCTEQNPDHSSPYSAFFDQFRYNPVCKDRKSPLPRTPDRLARLPPRGHSSFGSSQLAANEASRASRPDTILASKTKQQDSGSGSQEKVSVEVKQNPENKTREKKQRKLSGKSRLPFDSSRTCCVQLQGTKALPEQDQETDAPKVNNIEKRNSKKAHACAPSKCELFKEMTKEQTLTEGFLAPKDLVPNCTEQSPNYSSPSGASFHPFCYRSARQDLNPQPSRSTDHLSKLPPRHYPSFELPELTMSETSKAFKANNSVESKSKKKDSGSGSTSGSQKKQNVKEKTTPEKKTRIRKPRPVFTAAEKRSDKYRRVPLDQLVSPPRSPHNLLQEKYASDPWKVMLICMFLNLTQGIQVKRILDGFFERYPDPWSAINADPDKMAEYLAPLGLQHIRTRNIKKLSKQYVGNEWTHITQLCGVGKYAADAYAIFCAGRAREVVPDDHKLVDYWNYVCFELPMTQWYMTLVS; encoded by the exons GCCAAAACCCCAATCTTGGAGCAGGAGGAGAAGGTGACAAGGAAACGGAAAAGGAGGATGGAGCAGGAGCCATCCGGCAACTTGCTGTTGCCACTTCAGCCTGGCCATGCCTGTAACTCATTCCTTCAGTCCCCCGCACCCGAGATCCTAACgttggaagaggcggcggcgaTGATTAGGAAGAAGAATATGCATAAAGAGCAGAAGGTGGACACGCTGTCTTTTACCCAGAATCCTACCTTAGAGGAGAAGCAGGGGCAGAAGAAGGAGCGCAAGCGCATGGAGCAGATATTATTATCTCCTTCTACACCTGTTCCTGCTGGAACCACGATTCAGGAGCAGGAGGTGAAGGTGAGAAAGAAACAGAAGAGGAGGATGGAGCTGCAGCCATCCGACAACTCGCAGTTGCCACTACACCCTGGCCATTCCTGTAACCCATTCCTTCAGTCCCCCGCGCCTGAAATCCTAACGTTGGTAGAGGCGGCggcgatgatgaggaagaggaaTATGCGTAAAGAGCAGAAGGTGGATCCTActttagaggaggagcgggggGAGAAGAAGGAGTGCAACCACGTGGAGCAGACATTGTTATCTCCTTCCACATCTGCTGCTGCTGAAACCCCAATTCAAGGGCAGGAGATGAAGGTGATCAAGAAACAGAAGCAGAGGAGGGGCCAGGAATCATCCGGCAAATCACAGGAGCCATCCGGCAATTTGCCGTTGCCACTTCACCCCAGCCATGCCTGTAACCCTCCACTAGCTGCCCCACTCCTTCAATCCCCCGCTCCTGAAATCCTAACATTGGAAGAGGCTGCGGCGATGATGAGGAGAAGGAAGATGCCTAAAGAGCAGAAGGTGGACGCGCTGCATTTTGCCCCAAATCCTACCTTAAAAGAGCATGGGGAGGAGGCCATGATAGCGACGACCAAGAAGAAAAAGGGCAAGTGCATACAGCAGATATTGTCATCTCCTTCAACATCTATTGCTGCTGAAACTCCAATTCAGGAGCAGGAGGAGAAGGTGACCAAGAAACAAAAGCAGAGGATGGGGCTGGAAGCATCCAGCAACATGCCGTTGCCACTTCACACCGGCGATGTCTCCGAGCCCCTACTCGCTGCCCCATTCCTTCAAGCCGCCGCTCCCGAAATCCTAACGTTGAAAGAGGCGGCAGTGATGATGAGAAAAAGGAAGATGCATAAAGAGGAGAAGGTGGACGCACTGCCTTTTGCCCAAAATCCTACCTTAGAGGAGGAGCAGCTGGAGGAGGCCATGATGGTGACGAAAAAGAAAAATCACAAGCGCGTGGAGCAGATATTGTCACCTCCTTCTTCATCTGTTACTGCAGAAACTCCGATTCAGGAGCAGGAGGTGAAGAAACAGAAGCAGAGGAGAAGGCAGGAACCATCCGGCAAGTCAGACCTGCCATCTGGCAACTCGCCATTGCCACTTCACCCTGGCCATGCCTTTAATCCCCTATTCGCTGCGCCATTCCTTCAGTCACCTGCTCCCGAAATTCTTACGTtgggggaggcggcggtggcggtgacGATGAGTAAGAGGAAGATGCGTAAGGAGAAGGTGGCTGCGCTGTCTTTTGCCCAAAATCCTACCTTGGAGGAAGAGCAGGGGGAGGAGGCCATGACTGCGACGACTAAAAAGAAGGAGCGCAAGCGTGTGGAGCAGATATTGTCATCTGCTACATCCGTTGCTGCCGAAACCCCAATTCAGGAGCAGGAGGTGAAGGTGACCAAGAAACAGAAGCAGAGGAGGCAGGAACCGTCTGGCAAGTCACCATTGCCACTTGACCCTGGCCAGAGTCGCTGTGTTCAATCACAAGGAGCCAAAGCTCCACCAGAACAAGAGGGAGAGAATGATGGCTGCAAGGGGATTAAAAAGAGCAACGGGAGGAAAACCCGTGTACGTGTCCTCAGTAAGCATGAGCTCATCCAGGAGGCAAGGAAACAGCCTCAGCCGCTGCCCGAAGGCTTTGTGCCGTTCAGCGATTTTGTTGCCAGTTGCACGGAGCAGAATCCTGACCATTCATCGCCTTACAGTGCATTTTTCGACCAGTTCCGCTATAACCCCGTCTGCAAAGATCGCAAATCCCCACTTCCCAGAACCCCTGATCGTCTGGCCAGGTTGCCACCTCGGGGTCACTCATCATTTGGGTCATCTCAGCTCGCTGCAAATGAAGCTTCCAGAGCTTCTAGGCCGGACACCATTCTAGCGTCCAAGACAAAGCAGCAAGATTCAGGTTCAGGatcacaagagaaagttagtgtaGAAGTAAAGCAAAACCCGGAAAACAAGACgagggagaagaagcaaaggaAACTATCTGGCAAGTCACGATTGCCATTTGACTCCAGCCGGACTTGCTGTGTTCAGCTACAAGGAACCAAAGCTCTACCAGAACAGGACCAAGAAACTGATGCCCCAAAGGTTAACAATATTGAAAAAAGGAACAGCAAGAAGGCCCATGCCTGTGCTCCCAGCAAATGCGAACTCTTCAAGGAGATGACAAAGGAGCAGACGCTGACTGAAGGCTTTTTGGCACCCAAAGATTTGGTTCCCAATTGTACTGAGCAGAGTCCCAATTATTCATCGCCTTCTGGTGCATCCTTTCATCCGTTCTGCTATAGATCTGCCCGGCAAGATCTCAATCCCCAACCTTCTAGAAGCACTGATCATCTATCCAAGCTGCCACCTCGGCATTACCCATCATTTGAGTTGCCTGAGCTCACTATGAGTGAAACCTCCAAGGCTTTCAAGGCTAACAATTCTGTGGAGTCCAAGTCAAAGAAGAAAGATTCAGGTTCAGGCTCCACCTCAGGCTCACAGAAGAAACAAAATGTAAAAGAAAAGACAACCCCTGAGAAGAAGACGAGGATCAGGAAACCACGACCAGTGTTTACCGCTGCGGAGAAGCGCTCAGACAAATACCGACGCGTTCCCTTGGACCAGCTGGTATCACCGCCACGCTCTCCTCATAATCTCTTGCAGGAGAAGTATGCCTCTGACCCGTGGAAGGTTATGCTCATCTGCATGTTCCTCAACTTAACACAGGGTATACAG GTCAAGAGGATATTGGATGGCTTCTTTGAACGCTATCCTGACCCTTGGTCTGCAATTAATGCTGATCCTGACAAGATGGCGGAGTATCTAGCGCCTCTAGGGTTGCAGCATATTAGGACACGCAATATCAAGAAATTGTCCAAGCAGTATGTTGGAAATGAATGGACCCATATTACGCAGCTTTGTGGCGTCGGCAA GTACGCAGCTGATGCTTATGCAATATTTTGTGCGGGTAGGGCGAGGGAGGTGGTACCTGATGATCACAAGTTAGTTGATTACTGGAACTATGTCTGCTTTGAGTTGCCCATGACGCAG TGGTATATGACCCTGGTCAGTTGA
- the LOC123119151 gene encoding uncharacterized protein isoform X1 has translation MLLPFYLARCTISARLSVEVGFRLSLRQKHNMQRSNLGSKNDLNFINKQHKAAALLLPPKPNLEEGKEEAGMASKKKKQKRKECKHVKIMPSSPCASAAKTPILEQEEKVTRKRKRRMEQEPSGNLLLPLQPGHACNSFLQSPAPEILTLEEAAAMIRKKNMHKEQKVDTLSFTQNPTLEEKQGQKKERKRMEQILLSPSTPVPAGTTIQEQEVKVRKKQKRRMELQPSDNSQLPLHPGHSCNPFLQSPAPEILTLVEAAAMMRKRNMRKEQKVDPTLEEERGEKKECNHVEQTLLSPSTSAAAETPIQGQEMKVIKKQKQRRGQESSGKSQEPSGNLPLPLHPSHACNPPLAAPLLQSPAPEILTLEEAAAMMRRRKMPKEQKVDALHFAPNPTLKEHGEEAMIATTKKKKGKCIQQILSSPSTSIAAETPIQEQEEKVTKKQKQRMGLEASSNMPLPLHTGDVSEPLLAAPFLQAAAPEILTLKEAAVMMRKRKMHKEEKVDALPFAQNPTLEEEQLEEAMMVTKKKNHKRVEQILSPPSSSVTAETPIQEQEVKKQKQRRRQEPSGKSDLPSGNSPLPLHPGHAFNPLFAAPFLQSPAPEILTLGEAAVAVTMSKRKMRKEKVAALSFAQNPTLEEEQGEEAMTATTKKKERKRVEQILSSATSVAAETPIQEQEVKVTKKQKQRRQEPSGKSPLPLDPGQSRCVQSQGAKAPPEQEGENDGCKGIKKSNGRKTRVRVLSKHELIQEARKQPQPLPEGFVPFSDFVASCTEQNPDHSSPYSAFFDQFRYNPVCKDRKSPLPRTPDRLARLPPRGHSSFGSSQLAANEASRASRPDTILASKTKQQDSGSGSQEKVSVEVKQNPENKTREKKQRKLSGKSRLPFDSSRTCCVQLQGTKALPEQDQETDAPKVNNIEKRNSKKAHACAPSKCELFKEMTKEQTLTEGFLAPKDLVPNCTEQSPNYSSPSGASFHPFCYRSARQDLNPQPSRSTDHLSKLPPRHYPSFELPELTMSETSKAFKANNSVESKSKKKDSGSGSTSGSQKKQNVKEKTTPEKKTRIRKPRPVFTAAEKRSDKYRRVPLDQLVSPPRSPHNLLQEKYASDPWKVMLICMFLNLTQGIQVKRILDGFFERYPDPWSAINADPDKMAEYLAPLGLQHIRTRNIKKLSKQYVGNEWTHITQLCGVGKYAADAYAIFCAGRAREVVPDDHKLVDYWNYVCFELPMTQWYMTLVS, from the exons GCCAAAACCCCAATCTTGGAGCAGGAGGAGAAGGTGACAAGGAAACGGAAAAGGAGGATGGAGCAGGAGCCATCCGGCAACTTGCTGTTGCCACTTCAGCCTGGCCATGCCTGTAACTCATTCCTTCAGTCCCCCGCACCCGAGATCCTAACgttggaagaggcggcggcgaTGATTAGGAAGAAGAATATGCATAAAGAGCAGAAGGTGGACACGCTGTCTTTTACCCAGAATCCTACCTTAGAGGAGAAGCAGGGGCAGAAGAAGGAGCGCAAGCGCATGGAGCAGATATTATTATCTCCTTCTACACCTGTTCCTGCTGGAACCACGATTCAGGAGCAGGAGGTGAAGGTGAGAAAGAAACAGAAGAGGAGGATGGAGCTGCAGCCATCCGACAACTCGCAGTTGCCACTACACCCTGGCCATTCCTGTAACCCATTCCTTCAGTCCCCCGCGCCTGAAATCCTAACGTTGGTAGAGGCGGCggcgatgatgaggaagaggaaTATGCGTAAAGAGCAGAAGGTGGATCCTActttagaggaggagcgggggGAGAAGAAGGAGTGCAACCACGTGGAGCAGACATTGTTATCTCCTTCCACATCTGCTGCTGCTGAAACCCCAATTCAAGGGCAGGAGATGAAGGTGATCAAGAAACAGAAGCAGAGGAGGGGCCAGGAATCATCCGGCAAATCACAGGAGCCATCCGGCAATTTGCCGTTGCCACTTCACCCCAGCCATGCCTGTAACCCTCCACTAGCTGCCCCACTCCTTCAATCCCCCGCTCCTGAAATCCTAACATTGGAAGAGGCTGCGGCGATGATGAGGAGAAGGAAGATGCCTAAAGAGCAGAAGGTGGACGCGCTGCATTTTGCCCCAAATCCTACCTTAAAAGAGCATGGGGAGGAGGCCATGATAGCGACGACCAAGAAGAAAAAGGGCAAGTGCATACAGCAGATATTGTCATCTCCTTCAACATCTATTGCTGCTGAAACTCCAATTCAGGAGCAGGAGGAGAAGGTGACCAAGAAACAAAAGCAGAGGATGGGGCTGGAAGCATCCAGCAACATGCCGTTGCCACTTCACACCGGCGATGTCTCCGAGCCCCTACTCGCTGCCCCATTCCTTCAAGCCGCCGCTCCCGAAATCCTAACGTTGAAAGAGGCGGCAGTGATGATGAGAAAAAGGAAGATGCATAAAGAGGAGAAGGTGGACGCACTGCCTTTTGCCCAAAATCCTACCTTAGAGGAGGAGCAGCTGGAGGAGGCCATGATGGTGACGAAAAAGAAAAATCACAAGCGCGTGGAGCAGATATTGTCACCTCCTTCTTCATCTGTTACTGCAGAAACTCCGATTCAGGAGCAGGAGGTGAAGAAACAGAAGCAGAGGAGAAGGCAGGAACCATCCGGCAAGTCAGACCTGCCATCTGGCAACTCGCCATTGCCACTTCACCCTGGCCATGCCTTTAATCCCCTATTCGCTGCGCCATTCCTTCAGTCACCTGCTCCCGAAATTCTTACGTtgggggaggcggcggtggcggtgacGATGAGTAAGAGGAAGATGCGTAAGGAGAAGGTGGCTGCGCTGTCTTTTGCCCAAAATCCTACCTTGGAGGAAGAGCAGGGGGAGGAGGCCATGACTGCGACGACTAAAAAGAAGGAGCGCAAGCGTGTGGAGCAGATATTGTCATCTGCTACATCCGTTGCTGCCGAAACCCCAATTCAGGAGCAGGAGGTGAAGGTGACCAAGAAACAGAAGCAGAGGAGGCAGGAACCGTCTGGCAAGTCACCATTGCCACTTGACCCTGGCCAGAGTCGCTGTGTTCAATCACAAGGAGCCAAAGCTCCACCAGAACAAGAGGGAGAGAATGATGGCTGCAAGGGGATTAAAAAGAGCAACGGGAGGAAAACCCGTGTACGTGTCCTCAGTAAGCATGAGCTCATCCAGGAGGCAAGGAAACAGCCTCAGCCGCTGCCCGAAGGCTTTGTGCCGTTCAGCGATTTTGTTGCCAGTTGCACGGAGCAGAATCCTGACCATTCATCGCCTTACAGTGCATTTTTCGACCAGTTCCGCTATAACCCCGTCTGCAAAGATCGCAAATCCCCACTTCCCAGAACCCCTGATCGTCTGGCCAGGTTGCCACCTCGGGGTCACTCATCATTTGGGTCATCTCAGCTCGCTGCAAATGAAGCTTCCAGAGCTTCTAGGCCGGACACCATTCTAGCGTCCAAGACAAAGCAGCAAGATTCAGGTTCAGGatcacaagagaaagttagtgtaGAAGTAAAGCAAAACCCGGAAAACAAGACgagggagaagaagcaaaggaAACTATCTGGCAAGTCACGATTGCCATTTGACTCCAGCCGGACTTGCTGTGTTCAGCTACAAGGAACCAAAGCTCTACCAGAACAGGACCAAGAAACTGATGCCCCAAAGGTTAACAATATTGAAAAAAGGAACAGCAAGAAGGCCCATGCCTGTGCTCCCAGCAAATGCGAACTCTTCAAGGAGATGACAAAGGAGCAGACGCTGACTGAAGGCTTTTTGGCACCCAAAGATTTGGTTCCCAATTGTACTGAGCAGAGTCCCAATTATTCATCGCCTTCTGGTGCATCCTTTCATCCGTTCTGCTATAGATCTGCCCGGCAAGATCTCAATCCCCAACCTTCTAGAAGCACTGATCATCTATCCAAGCTGCCACCTCGGCATTACCCATCATTTGAGTTGCCTGAGCTCACTATGAGTGAAACCTCCAAGGCTTTCAAGGCTAACAATTCTGTGGAGTCCAAGTCAAAGAAGAAAGATTCAGGTTCAGGCTCCACCTCAGGCTCACAGAAGAAACAAAATGTAAAAGAAAAGACAACCCCTGAGAAGAAGACGAGGATCAGGAAACCACGACCAGTGTTTACCGCTGCGGAGAAGCGCTCAGACAAATACCGACGCGTTCCCTTGGACCAGCTGGTATCACCGCCACGCTCTCCTCATAATCTCTTGCAGGAGAAGTATGCCTCTGACCCGTGGAAGGTTATGCTCATCTGCATGTTCCTCAACTTAACACAGGGTATACAG GTCAAGAGGATATTGGATGGCTTCTTTGAACGCTATCCTGACCCTTGGTCTGCAATTAATGCTGATCCTGACAAGATGGCGGAGTATCTAGCGCCTCTAGGGTTGCAGCATATTAGGACACGCAATATCAAGAAATTGTCCAAGCAGTATGTTGGAAATGAATGGACCCATATTACGCAGCTTTGTGGCGTCGGCAA GTACGCAGCTGATGCTTATGCAATATTTTGTGCGGGTAGGGCGAGGGAGGTGGTACCTGATGATCACAAGTTAGTTGATTACTGGAACTATGTCTGCTTTGAGTTGCCCATGACGCAG TGGTATATGACCCTGGTCAGTTGA